In a genomic window of Gambusia affinis linkage group LG04, SWU_Gaff_1.0, whole genome shotgun sequence:
- the LOC122829941 gene encoding cytochrome P450 4V2, which yields MAVLLGSYSLPFLGASIFIAALTYITYKLLSGYLHKWFRMKSIPGTGYSFLFIGDALLFKPKAGDFFNQIIAFTQEFRDAPLFKIWVGPIPFVVLFHAENVEKILGNPVHLTKSFAYKFLHPWLGTGLLTSTGSKWRQRRKILTPTFHFSILTDFLQVMNEQTEILVEKLEKKAGKGSFNCFNDVTLCALDIICETAMGRKIYAQSDSESEYVKCVYRMSDIVSHRQRMPWLWPDFIYYYFGEGKNHDKTLKILHSFTHKVIKERSENFSYIESDGNSDHSKRKRQAFLDMLLKTTDEDGNRLSHQDIQEEVDTFMFEGHDTTAASMNWALHLLGTHPEVQRKVQQELHEVFGTSGRPVNTEDLKKLRYLECVIKEALRLFPSVPFFARSLCEDCNLNGFKVPKGANAIVITYALHRDPRYFPEPEEFRPERFFPENSAGRPPYAYVPFSAGLRNCIGQRFALMEEKVILASILRNFNVEACQKRDELRPLGELILRPENGIWIKLEKREPLAS from the exons ATGGCGGTTTTACTTGGAAGCTACAGTTTGCCATTTCTCGGAGCCAGCATCTTCATCGCAGCTCTGACCTACATCACCTACAAGCTGCTGAGCGGTTACCTCCATAAGTGGTTCAGAATGAAATCCATTCCAGGAACGGGTTATTCGTTCCTCTTCATTGGAGACGCACTGCTGTTCAAACCCAAAGCAGGAG atttcttcaaTCAGATTATAGCTTTTACACAGGAGTTCAGAGACGCACCACTGTTTAAAATCTGGGTTGGACCAATTccctttgttgttctttttcatgctgaaaatgttgaG AAGATTCTGGGTAATCCTGTTCACCTCACCAAGTCTTTTGCTTACAAATTTCTCCATCCTTGGCTTGGAACCGGCCTTTTGACCAG CACTGGATCAAAGTGGCGACAGAGAAGAAAGATTCTGACTCCAACCTTCCACTTCTCCATCCTCACCGACTTTCTGCAAGTGATGAATGAACAGACGGAGATTCTGGtggagaagctggagaaaaAGGCGGGGAAAGGTTCTTTCAACTGCTTCAACGACGTCACCCTCTGTGCACTGGATATAATCTGCG AAACTGCAATGGGAAGGAAAATTTATGCACAGAGCGATTCAGAGTCAGAGTATGTCAAGTGTGTATACAG GATGAGCGACATCGTCAGCCACAGACAGAGGATGCCTTGGCTTTGGCCCGACTTCATCTACTACTACTTCGGTGAGGGGAAGAACCACGACAAGACGCTGAAGATCCTCCATTCCTTCACCCATAAG GTGATAAAGGAAAGGTCTGAAAACTTCTCCTACATTGAATCAGACGGCAACTCTGACCACAGCAAGAGGAAGCGACAGGCTTTTCTGGATATGCTCCTGAAAACCACGGATGAAGACGGCAACAGGCTGAGCCATCAGGACATCCAAGAGGAAGTGGACACTTTCATGTTTGAG ggTCATGACACCACGGCTGCCTCCATGAACTGGGCCCTGCACCTGCTGGGAACCCACCCTGAGGTGCAACGAAAAGTTCAACAAGAGCTGCACGAAGTGTTTG GTACGTCGGGCCGACCCGTTAACACAGAGGACCTGAAGAAGCTCAGGTACCTGGAGTGTGTGATCAAGGAGGCTCTGCGGCTGTTTCCCTCGGTGCCTTTCTTTGCTCGAAGCCTCTGTGAAGACTGCAATCTGA ATGGTTTCAAAGTCCCCAAAGGAGCGAATGCGATCGTCATCACCTACGCTCTTCACCGTGATCCGCGGTACTTCCCAGAACCTGAGGAGTTCCGGCCGGAGCGGTTTTTTCCCGAGAATTCAGCTGGAAGGCCTCCGTATGCGTATGTCCCGTTCTCCGCCGGACTCCGCAACTGCATAG GTCAACGTTTTGCGCTGATGGAGGAGAAGGTGATCCTGGCGTCCATTCTGCGTAACTTCAACGTGGAGGCCTGTCAGAAACGTGATGAGCTTCGTCCGTTAGGGGAGCTCATCCTGCGGCCAGAGAACGGCATTTGGATCAAACTGGAGAAGAGGGAGCCGCTAGCTTCATAA
- the tlr3 gene encoding toll-like receptor 3: protein MLHAAPSCIPTWVILVCTITVSPYYCAASLQKVTCSVQDGRADCSHLSLSLVPQDLPVDITALDLSHNRMTAAPPDSFNRYTGLLHLNISYNSIKTLDEGLCRNLRLLQTLNLMHNEVYLLQKENFKYCSKLTWLNMASNRLKLQGEPFSLLQNLKYLDVSMNNLKSPRLGSQPQLLSLETLELKHNNFNTLKSDDFSFLKDSPLHVINLMSSVSLQKLEPGCFKPIPGLRMLSLDGSRKGFMFISDLCSELSETAMSAMSLRNIGLKNLTNKTFSGLKKTNLTLLDLSDNSIEIIEDGTFYWLSELQILNLTSNSIKHLTQDTFKGLKMLKNLQLTKALVKSQKPSPPVIEDFTFKPLSNLETLVLQNTPFVNITENTFKGLMSLTDLDLSWSNSIFTSKKLSSKFFISLADSPLRKLNLEGNALVGIEPGSFSCLKNLSILLLDRNYIRQTFSGKELEGLTQLQELRISNNVQQINLTAETFTSVTDLRVLMLGKSLQAETLNQDSSPFRPLSNLTVLDLSNNNIANIRENLLEGIENLRVLKLQHNNLVRLWKMANPGGPVLFLKHTPRLVSLEMDFNGIDEIPREAFRNLNQLRELSFSNNLLNNLRDSVLDDLTSLKVLRLEKNFITSVRPEVFRTPMSNLSVLVMGKNPFDCTCESILWFVTWLNKTNASLPGLRDQYMCNTPILYFNHSIMDFDQFSCKDMAPFQAFYVLNSTAVLILIVTALIYRFHGWRILFYWNILINRTLGFSDAKVEEGREFEYDAYVIHAEEDTRWVEKQLVPLENENCRFCLDDRDSVIGMFQADSIVNNIRKSRKILFVVTERLLNDPWCRQFKAHHALQQVIEASRDAVVLIFLQDVHDYKLSRSLFLRRGMLRQSCVLNWPPQKERIPAFNQKLLIALGMTNRLQE from the exons ATGCTGCATGCAGCTCCATCCTGCATCCCGACATGGGTCATCCTTGTTTGCACCATCACTGTGAGTCCGTATTACTGCGCCGCCTCCTTACAGAAGGTTACCTGCAGCGTGCAAGACGGCAGAGCAGACTGCAGCCACCTCAGCCTGAGCTTGGTCCCTCAGGATCTTCCCGTCGACATCACCGCCCTGGATTTGTCTCACAACAGAATGACTGCGGCTCCCCCAGACTCATTCAATAGATACACAGGACTTTTGCACCTCAACATCAGCTACAACAGCATCAAAACCCTGGATGAGGGCCTGTGCAGGAACCTCCGTCTGCTGCAGACCCTGAACTTGATGCATAATGAAGTGTATTTACTCCAAAAGGAGAATTTCAAATACTGCAGCAAACTAACATGGCTGAATATGGCCAGCAACCGGTTAAAGCTGCAAGGAGAACCCTTCTCCCTGCTTCAG AACCTGAAATATCTTGACGTCTCCATGAACAACCTGAAGTCACCCAGGCTTGGTTCACAGCCTCAGCTGCTCAGCTTGGAAACCTTAGAACTCAAACACAATAACTTCAACACTCTGAAAAGTGATGATTTTTCCTTCCTGAAGGATTCACCCCTCCATGTCATCAACCTGATGTCATCTGTGTCCCTACAAAAA TTGGAGCCTGGTTGCTTTAAGCCTATTCCAGGCCTGCGTATGTTATCCCTCGATGGCAGCAGAAAGGGCTTCATGTTCATATCTGACCTCTGTTCAGAGCTGTCTGAAACAGCGATGAGTGCCATGTCTCTGAGGAACATCGGGCTGAAGaatctgacaaacaaaaccttctccggtttgaagaaaacaaacctgACCCTTCTGGATCTGTCTGACAACAGCATTGAGATAATTGAAGATGGCACCTTTTACTGGCTGTCTGAACTTCAGATTCTTAACTTGACTAGCAACAGCATTAAGCACCTGACACAAGACACTTTTAAAggcttaaaaatgttgaaaaacctgcagctgacTAAAGCGCTGGTGAAAAGTCAGAAACCCTCTCCCCCTGTTATAGAGGATTTCACATTTAAACCACTAAGCAACCTTGAAACCCTGGTGTTACAAAACACTCCGTTTGTCAACATCACAGAGAATACCTTCAAAGGTCTGATGAGTCTCACAGATCTTGACTTGAGCTGGAGCAATTCTATATTCACAAGCAAAAAACTCTCCAGTAAGTTCTTCATCTCTCTTGCCGATTCACCCCTCAGAAAGTTAAACCTAGAAGGAAATGCTTTGGTGGGAATTGAACCCGGGAGCTTCTCTTGTCTGAAAAATCTTTCCATTCTTCTTCTTGATCGCAATTATATTCGTCAAACATTCAGCGGCAAAGAATTGGAAGGTCTCACTCAGTTACAAGAGCTTCGCATAAGCAATAACGTCCAGCAAATTAATCTGACTGCGGAGACATTCACCAGTGTGACTGATCTGAGAGTGCTGATGCTGGGAAAGAGTCTGCAAGCCGAAACCTTGAACCAGGATTCCTCTCCGTTTCGGCCTTTGTCCAACCTCACTGTGTTGGATCTCAGCAACAACAACATTgcaaacatcagagaaaatttGTTAGAGGGGATTGAGAACCTCCGGGTCCTGAAGCTCCAACATAACAACTTAGTCAGGTTGTGGAAGATGGCAAACCCTGGTGGGCCTGTCCTGTttctcaaacacacacccagGCTGGTAAGCCTTGAGATGGATTTCAATGGAATTGATGAGATTCCAAGAGAAGCTTTCAGGAATTTGAATCAACTCAGGGAGCTTAGCTTTAGCAACAATCTTTTGAACAATTTACGGGACTCGGTGTTAGACGACCTTACGTCCCTTAAGGTTTTACGTCTGGAGAAGAATTTTATCACCTCTGTCAGGCCAGAGGTGTTCAGAACTCCCATGAGCAACCTCAGTGTCCTTGTCATGGGAAAAAACCCATTTGACTGTACCTGCGAGAGCATCCTTTGGTTTGTCACGTGGTTGAACAAAACTAACGCTAGCTTGCCAGGTCTCAGAGACCAGTACATGTGCAACACCCCAATACTTTACTTCAATCACTCCATCATGGACTTTGACCAATTTTCTTGCAAAGACATGGCCCCATTCCAGGCCTTTTATGTGCTGAACAGCACAGCCGTTTTAATTCTGATTGTCACTGCCCTTATTTATCGATTCCACGGCTGGAGGATCCTGTTCTACTGGAACATATTGATCAATCGCACATTAGGATTTAGTGACGCCAAAGTGGAGGAAGGCAGAGAGTTTGAGTATGACGCTTATGTCATACACGCTGAGGAAGACACCCGCTGGGTGGAGAAACAACTGGTTCCTTTGGAGAACGAAAACTGCAGGTTTTGCTTGGACGATCGAGATTCTGTCATCGGCATGTTCCAGGCCGACTCCATCGTGAATAATATaagaaaatctagaaaaatcTTGTTTGTGGTTACCGAGCGTCTTCTCAACGATCCCTGGTGTAGACA ATTTAAAGCCCACCATGCACTTCAACAGGTCATCGAAGCCAGCAGAGACGCGGTTGTCTTGATTTTTCTGCAGGACGTGCACGACTACAAGTTGTCTCGCTCACTTTTCCTCCGCAGAGGCATGCTGCGTCAAAGCTGCGTCCTCAACTGGCCTCCGCAGAAGGAGAGGATCCCAGCCTTCAACCAGAAGCTTCTCATTGCTCTGGGAATGACTAATCGACTGCAGGAGTGA